One window of Paludibacter propionicigenes WB4 genomic DNA carries:
- a CDS encoding HU family DNA-binding protein, translating to MIKDKISSQEVIDLVSSKAQVSKRVSEDFLKVMISTIEESLLSGDVVKIKNFGTFKLQWNEPRKSVNVHSGEDILLAGYYKVTFTPDVVLKDLVNEPFAHLTPVELDSENPEPQQEKTDVALDPLRIFNDQASEIKDLLSEIQSLSPKQDVAVESPKPVTDSVESIHDGAEYADYLLQGSPVDDSVEEVNQKETLPVEEDVPEPVYEREVVENLAQDKDDEVIVHEQLNEPSRVVENSDYRNEEVVSISSSHIVEDVRQFDLEDSANKDYLAGLSQPEEENSEVQFDSSEFLKEIHPGKLRRFWVRALIVFVLILVTFSGFYLFYAPVRNFTNSTAADAKSSILKTSEKVSMTEMFNTVSNWFTPKQKPAPIPVRKVVIAPKDTTTHDSVVAKVPVDSLQLMFDRTRVYKAFIATETVKPNGRLTIMAKRYYGSKDFWVYIYEANKDRIPDPDRISEGTQIRIPKLDHRLIDPANPRCIKKAKELHDLYVKKED from the coding sequence ATGATTAAGGATAAGATATCATCGCAGGAAGTTATCGACCTTGTTTCATCAAAAGCACAGGTAAGTAAACGCGTATCCGAAGATTTTTTGAAGGTAATGATTTCTACTATTGAGGAATCTTTACTCTCGGGTGATGTGGTAAAAATCAAGAATTTCGGCACTTTTAAGCTTCAATGGAATGAGCCTCGTAAGAGTGTGAATGTTCATTCGGGTGAAGATATTTTGCTAGCCGGTTATTACAAAGTGACATTTACTCCTGATGTTGTATTAAAGGATTTGGTAAACGAACCGTTTGCTCATTTAACGCCTGTAGAACTGGATTCAGAAAATCCAGAACCACAACAGGAAAAGACTGATGTTGCGCTTGATCCGTTGCGTATATTTAATGATCAGGCATCGGAGATAAAAGATTTGTTGTCTGAGATTCAATCATTGTCTCCAAAGCAGGATGTTGCTGTTGAAAGCCCAAAACCCGTTACGGATAGCGTTGAATCTATACATGACGGAGCTGAATATGCAGATTATCTATTACAGGGTTCACCAGTTGATGATTCGGTAGAAGAAGTAAATCAGAAAGAAACTTTGCCTGTAGAAGAGGACGTTCCTGAGCCGGTGTATGAAAGGGAAGTTGTAGAAAATTTAGCTCAGGATAAAGATGATGAAGTGATAGTTCATGAGCAGCTTAATGAACCTTCGCGAGTAGTAGAAAATAGTGATTACAGAAACGAGGAAGTTGTGTCGATATCATCTTCTCATATCGTTGAAGATGTTCGGCAGTTTGATTTGGAAGATTCTGCAAATAAGGATTATTTAGCTGGACTATCGCAACCGGAAGAAGAAAATTCAGAAGTGCAATTCGATTCATCAGAGTTTTTGAAAGAGATTCATCCCGGAAAGCTGCGTAGATTCTGGGTAAGAGCCTTGATTGTATTTGTATTGATTCTTGTTACTTTCTCCGGGTTTTATTTGTTCTATGCTCCTGTTAGAAATTTCACAAATTCAACTGCTGCTGATGCAAAGAGTAGTATATTAAAAACTTCGGAGAAAGTCTCTATGACTGAAATGTTTAATACGGTTTCAAACTGGTTTACACCAAAGCAAAAACCGGCTCCGATACCTGTAAGAAAAGTAGTGATTGCTCCTAAAGATACTACAACCCATGACTCTGTCGTGGCTAAAGTGCCGGTAGATAGCTTGCAGTTAATGTTTGACAGAACAAGAGTTTATAAAGCTTTTATTGCAACAGAAACAGTTAAGCCAAACGGACGATTAACCATAATGGCAAAAAGATATTATGGAAGTAAAGACTTCTGGGTTTATATTTATGAAGCTAATAAAGACAGAATCCCAGATCCTGACAGAATATCAGAAGGTACCCAGATTCGTATACCGAAATTGGATCATCGATTGATTGACCCTGCTAATCCCCGCTGTATAAAAAAAGCAAAGGAACTGCATGATTTGTATGTAAAGAAAGAGGATTAG
- a CDS encoding HU family DNA-binding protein, with translation MNHKELIASMAAKLNAPKSVVADLLDTTVTTCTELLVENKTIGFQSFGNFEIRKKEERLSVHPSTQVRTLIPPKLVVNFKQSNILKEKLKDLPHHD, from the coding sequence ATGAATCACAAAGAACTGATAGCCAGTATGGCTGCTAAACTAAATGCACCAAAGTCGGTTGTTGCTGACTTGTTGGATACAACAGTTACAACTTGTACTGAATTATTGGTTGAAAACAAAACAATTGGGTTTCAAAGTTTTGGTAATTTTGAGATTCGTAAAAAAGAAGAACGTCTGTCTGTTCATCCCTCCACCCAGGTTCGTACGCTTATCCCCCCAAAATTGGTGGTGAACTTTAAGCAGAGTAATATTTTGAAAGAAAAACTTAAAGACTTGCCACATCATGATTAA
- the rimO gene encoding 30S ribosomal protein S12 methylthiotransferase RimO encodes MRSSSKRGIVDVVTLGCSKNLVDSEQLMRQFDALGYQVRHDAEKPDGEIVIVNTCGFIGDAKEESINTILQFADLRKQNKIGKLFVMGCLSERYLNELSLEIPEVDKFYGKFNYTDILKEIGQEYRADLRLERKLTTPNHYAYIKISEGCNRTCSYCAIPIITGRHRSRFIEDIENEVKGLVASGVKEFQLIAQDLSYYGQDRYKSLKLAELTERLSDIQGVEWLRLHYAYPTQFPYDILKVMRERDNVCNYLDIALQHVSDNMLGKMRRNITSAQTYELIDKIRQEVPDIHLRTTLLLGHPGETEEDVEELKNFVQKVRFERLGAFAFSNEEGTYAYKTYEDNIPDEVKQNRVNEIMSLQQTISAEINQTKIGKTLKVMIDRVEDEYFVGRTEYDSPEVDPEVLIPTSTEGVRQGEFFNARIFDATDFDLYGN; translated from the coding sequence TTGAGAAGTTCTAGTAAAAGAGGAATTGTTGATGTTGTTACGCTGGGTTGTTCAAAGAATCTGGTAGATTCGGAACAATTGATGCGTCAGTTTGATGCTCTTGGTTATCAGGTAAGGCATGATGCCGAAAAACCCGATGGAGAAATAGTTATTGTTAATACCTGTGGATTTATTGGCGATGCAAAAGAGGAAAGTATTAATACTATCCTTCAATTTGCCGATTTGCGCAAGCAGAATAAGATAGGAAAGCTCTTTGTAATGGGCTGTTTGTCTGAAAGATATTTGAATGAATTGAGTCTTGAGATACCTGAAGTTGATAAGTTCTATGGAAAATTCAACTACACGGATATTTTGAAGGAGATAGGACAGGAGTATCGTGCAGATTTACGTTTGGAAAGAAAACTTACAACCCCCAATCATTACGCATATATCAAAATATCAGAAGGTTGTAATCGCACTTGTTCATATTGTGCTATCCCAATAATAACAGGTCGTCATCGTTCACGTTTTATCGAAGATATTGAAAATGAGGTAAAAGGATTGGTTGCATCAGGCGTGAAGGAATTCCAACTGATAGCTCAGGATTTATCATATTACGGACAAGATCGATATAAGTCATTGAAGTTGGCCGAACTGACTGAGAGATTGTCGGATATACAGGGAGTGGAGTGGCTTCGATTGCATTATGCTTATCCAACCCAATTTCCGTATGATATCCTGAAAGTGATGCGCGAACGGGATAATGTGTGTAATTATTTGGATATTGCCTTGCAGCACGTGAGTGATAATATGTTGGGTAAGATGCGGCGCAATATTACTTCTGCTCAGACTTATGAGCTGATCGATAAAATTCGACAAGAAGTTCCGGATATTCATCTTCGAACAACTTTGTTGCTCGGACATCCGGGAGAAACGGAAGAGGATGTTGAAGAATTGAAGAATTTTGTTCAGAAAGTCCGGTTTGAACGTTTAGGAGCATTTGCTTTTTCGAATGAAGAAGGGACTTATGCTTATAAAACATATGAAGATAATATACCGGATGAGGTTAAACAAAACCGGGTTAATGAAATAATGTCTCTTCAACAAACTATTTCTGCTGAAATAAATCAGACAAAAATTGGGAAAACTCTGAAAGTGATGATTGACAGGGTTGAAGATGAGTATTTTGTAGGAAGAACAGAATATGATTCACCGGAAGTTGATCCGGAGGTGTTGATTCCTACTTCGACGGAAGGTGTGCGGCAGGGAGAGTTTTTCAATGCCCGAATTTTTGATGCAACAGACTTTGATCTTTACGGAAACTAG
- the ftsY gene encoding signal recognition particle-docking protein FtsY, which translates to MGLFNIFSKEKKETLDQGLSKTKESVFSKLTRAVAGKSKVDDEVLDNLEEVLITSDVGVETTLRIIERIEKRVAQDKYVNTSELNGILKQEIAGLLAENNSDTPIDFDAELPTTPYVIMVVGVNGVGKTTTIGKLAHQFTKAGKKVYLGAADTFRAAAVDQLVIWGERAGVPVIKQKMGADPASVAYDTIASAKANNADVVIIDTAGRLHNKINLMNELTKIKNVMQKVVPSAPNEVLLVLDGSTGQNAFEQAKQFTKATDVTALAITKLDGTAKGGVVIGISDQFKIPVKYIGLGEGMEHLQVFDKDRFVETLFE; encoded by the coding sequence ATGGGTTTATTTAATATTTTTAGTAAAGAAAAGAAAGAAACGCTTGATCAGGGACTTTCGAAAACAAAAGAGAGTGTTTTCTCAAAACTTACACGTGCAGTTGCCGGAAAATCGAAAGTAGATGATGAAGTGCTCGATAACCTGGAAGAGGTGCTTATAACTTCTGATGTAGGTGTAGAGACTACGTTGCGCATAATAGAACGTATAGAAAAGCGTGTTGCCCAAGATAAGTATGTAAATACATCTGAGTTAAACGGAATTTTAAAACAAGAAATTGCCGGTTTGCTGGCTGAGAATAACTCAGATACACCTATAGATTTTGATGCGGAACTACCTACTACACCTTATGTTATTATGGTTGTAGGAGTTAATGGAGTGGGTAAGACTACTACTATCGGCAAGTTGGCGCATCAGTTCACAAAAGCGGGGAAGAAGGTGTATCTTGGTGCTGCCGATACATTTAGAGCAGCTGCAGTAGATCAGTTGGTTATTTGGGGTGAGCGGGCAGGTGTACCTGTTATCAAACAAAAGATGGGTGCAGATCCCGCATCTGTTGCTTATGATACGATAGCGTCTGCTAAGGCAAATAATGCAGATGTGGTTATTATAGATACTGCTGGACGATTGCATAACAAGATTAATCTGATGAACGAGTTGACAAAAATTAAAAACGTCATGCAAAAAGTTGTACCTAGTGCACCGAACGAAGTGTTGCTAGTGCTGGATGGATCAACCGGTCAGAATGCATTCGAGCAAGCCAAGCAATTTACCAAAGCGACTGATGTAACTGCCTTAGCTATAACAAAACTTGATGGGACGGCCAAAGGGGGTGTTGTGATTGGCATTTCGGATCAATTCAAAATCCCAGTGAAATATATCGGGTTGGGTGAAGGAATGGAGCATTTACAGGTTTTTGATAAAGACCGTTTTGTTGAAACGCTCTTTGAATAG
- a CDS encoding DUF4295 domain-containing protein, translating to MAKKAVASLQSGEGRSFAKVIKMVKSPKTGAYSFQEEIVHNDKVKDYFAK from the coding sequence ATGGCAAAGAAAGCGGTTGCATCTCTACAAAGTGGAGAAGGACGTTCATTCGCAAAGGTTATCAAGATGGTGAAATCGCCTAAAACCGGTGCTTATTCGTTCCAGGAAGAAATTGTACACAACGATAAAGTGAAAGATTATTTCGCAAAATAA
- the rpmG gene encoding 50S ribosomal protein L33: protein MAKKSKEARVQVILECTEHKESGLPGTSRYITVKNRKNTPARLELKKYNPILKKVTLHKEIK from the coding sequence ATGGCAAAAAAATCGAAAGAAGCAAGAGTCCAAGTTATTTTGGAATGCACAGAGCATAAAGAAAGTGGTCTGCCCGGAACATCACGTTATATAACTGTGAAAAACAGAAAAAACACACCGGCACGTTTGGAGTTGAAAAAATACAACCCAATTTTGAAGAAAGTAACTTTACACAAAGAAATTAAATAA
- the rpmB gene encoding 50S ribosomal protein L28, with amino-acid sequence MSKICQITGKKAMVGNNVSHSKRRTKRTFDVNLFTKKFYWVEQDTWVSLNVSANGLRTINKIGLDAAIKKASEKGYLYA; translated from the coding sequence ATGTCAAAAATTTGTCAGATTACCGGTAAAAAAGCAATGGTAGGAAACAACGTATCACACTCAAAACGTCGTACCAAAAGAACATTTGATGTGAACTTGTTTACAAAGAAATTCTATTGGGTAGAACAAGATACTTGGGTTAGCTTGAATGTTTCAGCTAATGGATTACGTACCATCAACAAAATTGGATTAGATGCTGCCATTAAAAAAGCGTCAGAAAAGGGCTATTTATACGCATAA
- a CDS encoding competence/damage-inducible protein A, with protein sequence MNTDRVKVEIITIGDEILIGQIVDTNSAWMATELNKCGFELAQITSIHDDERHIIESLDLALGRADIVLFTGGIGPTNDDITKQTLAKYFDTRLVFDESVLDNIKQLFSNRPNYGLNDLNRSQAMVPENCTVIQNKVGTAPITWFEKDGKVIVSMPGVPYEMKQVMTSEIIPRLQNHYSAPVLIHKTVQVYGYPESALAIKIADWEKELPAYIHLAYLPNSGVVKLRLSGQLDDVLALQFSINQQVDKLSQLLGKAIVAYEDVSISNLVGDLLKSKGLMVATAESCTGGNIAHELTLIPGSSEFFKGSVVAYSNDIKTGVLQVSSTDLENDGAVSKSVVEQMAEGARKLLRSDVSIATSGIAGPSGGTAEKPVGTVWIAVSSEDKTISREFKFGSLREQNIIRATQAALLMLKEIL encoded by the coding sequence ATGAATACAGATAGGGTTAAGGTCGAAATTATCACTATTGGCGATGAAATTCTGATTGGTCAGATTGTTGATACAAATTCAGCATGGATGGCGACTGAGTTGAATAAATGTGGATTCGAACTAGCGCAAATAACATCGATTCATGACGATGAAAGACATATTATTGAGTCTTTGGATCTAGCCTTGGGTAGAGCTGATATAGTTCTGTTTACAGGAGGGATTGGTCCAACAAACGATGATATAACCAAGCAAACGCTGGCTAAGTATTTTGATACCAGACTTGTATTTGATGAATCGGTGTTGGATAACATTAAGCAATTGTTTTCGAATCGGCCAAACTATGGTCTGAATGATCTTAACCGTTCTCAGGCTATGGTGCCGGAGAATTGTACCGTAATACAGAATAAGGTTGGAACAGCGCCGATAACATGGTTTGAGAAGGATGGAAAGGTGATCGTGTCCATGCCGGGAGTGCCGTATGAAATGAAGCAGGTTATGACAAGCGAGATAATTCCCCGATTACAGAACCACTACAGTGCACCCGTGTTAATCCATAAAACAGTGCAGGTTTATGGATATCCCGAATCTGCGCTAGCTATAAAAATTGCTGATTGGGAAAAAGAATTGCCAGCATATATTCATCTTGCTTATTTGCCTAATTCAGGGGTGGTGAAGCTGCGTTTAAGCGGACAGCTTGATGATGTGTTAGCTTTACAGTTTAGTATCAATCAGCAGGTGGATAAACTTTCACAACTACTTGGAAAAGCAATTGTCGCTTATGAAGATGTTTCCATATCAAATTTGGTAGGTGATTTACTTAAGTCTAAAGGTTTGATGGTTGCAACTGCAGAAAGTTGCACCGGAGGTAATATTGCTCATGAGTTAACGCTAATACCCGGGAGCTCTGAGTTTTTTAAAGGCTCGGTTGTAGCTTATTCCAATGATATAAAAACAGGAGTACTGCAAGTGTCTTCTACTGATTTAGAAAACGATGGGGCGGTAAGTAAGTCCGTTGTTGAGCAGATGGCAGAAGGTGCTAGAAAGCTGCTGCGAAGTGATGTTTCTATTGCAACATCGGGTATTGCAGGTCCTTCGGGAGGAACCGCAGAGAAACCTGTTGGAACAGTTTGGATTGCAGTAAGTTCGGAAGATAAAACTATCAGCCGGGAATTTAAATTTGGTTCTTTACGTGAGCAAAATATAATACGGGCAACTCAGGCTGCTTTATTAATGTTGAAAGAAATTTTGTAG
- a CDS encoding DUF3109 family protein, protein MLQIDDTIISLELLEERFVCDLNSCKGICCIEGDDGAPLEEAEVKIIEDLLPVIWDDLSEASKSVINKQGVSYIDQDGEPVTSIVNGAECVFTYTDESGVCKCAIEKAFREGKTNFYKPISCHLYPVRLQKYDEFTAVNYHRWSVCGYARKLGGKLGVPVYQFLKEPLIRRFGTEWFEQLEIADKEFKKNK, encoded by the coding sequence ATGTTGCAAATTGATGATACTATAATAAGTCTGGAGTTGTTGGAAGAACGCTTTGTGTGCGATTTAAATTCTTGTAAAGGAATTTGTTGCATTGAAGGCGATGATGGGGCACCTTTGGAAGAGGCAGAAGTAAAAATAATAGAGGATTTGCTCCCGGTGATTTGGGATGATTTATCTGAAGCTTCTAAGTCGGTTATCAACAAACAAGGTGTTTCCTATATCGATCAGGATGGAGAGCCCGTGACTTCGATAGTGAACGGTGCGGAATGTGTATTTACGTACACAGATGAGTCAGGCGTTTGTAAATGTGCAATTGAAAAAGCGTTTCGTGAGGGTAAGACCAATTTTTATAAACCTATTTCCTGTCATTTATATCCGGTTCGTCTTCAAAAATATGATGAATTTACAGCTGTTAATTACCACCGTTGGAGTGTGTGTGGTTATGCCCGTAAGCTTGGTGGTAAATTAGGTGTTCCAGTATATCAGTTTTTAAAAGAGCCATTAATTCGCAGATTTGGAACTGAATGGTTTGAACAACTTGAAATAGCGGATAAAGAATTTAAAAAGAATAAATAG
- a CDS encoding trimeric intracellular cation channel family protein: protein MNFINLIDYAGTFAFAISGIRLASAKKFDWFGAYVVGLVTAIGGGTTRDLLLNVTPFWMLQSSYLIVTGLALLSVILFGKYLIRLNNTFFIFDAIGLGLFVVVGIERSLDAGFPFWVAIVMGMITGSVGGITRDMLINELPLIFRKDIYALACVIGGLVFWGCSRMDMSPTFTQLFSALSVIITRVLAVKYHISLPVLKGHDDQ, encoded by the coding sequence ATGAATTTTATCAATTTAATAGATTATGCAGGAACTTTTGCTTTTGCAATAAGTGGAATTAGATTGGCCTCAGCAAAAAAGTTCGATTGGTTTGGTGCCTATGTGGTTGGTCTTGTAACGGCAATCGGAGGTGGAACCACCCGGGATTTGTTGTTGAATGTAACTCCGTTCTGGATGCTTCAATCTTCTTATTTGATTGTTACCGGACTTGCCTTACTTTCAGTTATCTTGTTTGGGAAATATCTTATTCGGTTGAATAACACATTTTTTATTTTTGATGCGATTGGGTTGGGCCTATTTGTTGTTGTAGGTATTGAACGTTCACTCGATGCTGGATTCCCTTTCTGGGTGGCGATTGTGATGGGTATGATTACTGGGTCTGTCGGAGGTATTACAAGAGATATGTTAATTAATGAGTTGCCATTAATATTCAGAAAAGACATATATGCCTTGGCTTGTGTAATTGGGGGATTGGTGTTTTGGGGATGTAGTAGAATGGATATGTCTCCAACGTTTACACAGCTTTTCTCGGCTCTGTCAGTTATTATTACAAGAGTTTTGGCAGTTAAGTATCATATTAGCTTGCCGGTATTGAAAGGTCATGACGACCAATAA
- the secG gene encoding preprotein translocase subunit SecG yields the protein MYIAIIILIVVLSILLTLFVLVQNSKGGGLSAGFSSSNQIMGVRKTTDFVEKMTWGLVIGVVLLSIISVGVHKHQAVSAANDSEIKEQVQQAKQSEPGVVTPDFGEKTEAAKTQAKPTAAPEKK from the coding sequence ATGTACATTGCTATTATCATTTTAATCGTTGTTCTGTCTATATTACTAACCTTATTTGTTTTGGTGCAAAACTCGAAAGGTGGTGGATTATCTGCCGGTTTTTCGTCTTCAAATCAAATCATGGGTGTAAGAAAAACAACTGATTTTGTTGAAAAAATGACTTGGGGATTGGTAATTGGCGTTGTTCTATTATCAATTATATCTGTAGGTGTTCATAAGCATCAAGCTGTTTCAGCAGCTAACGATTCTGAAATAAAAGAACAAGTACAACAGGCTAAACAAAGCGAACCCGGAGTAGTGACTCCAGATTTTGGAGAAAAAACTGAAGCTGCCAAAACTCAGGCGAAACCAACAGCTGCACCTGAAAAGAAATAA
- a CDS encoding LptE family protein, with protein MNLLNRTWLKKLNGTLFLIGIMLLLSSCSISYKFNGSNIDYTKIKTISISDFPNNAELVYPPLSQEFSEALRDAYSKQTRLQAVKKGGDLHLEGEIVGYQLTPMAITADSYASKTKITLTLKVRFTNNKNSEDDFDKSYTAFQSFDSTLMLNDVQDQLIKQMISDIVDNIYNDTVAKW; from the coding sequence ATGAACTTATTAAATCGCACATGGCTTAAGAAACTGAATGGGACTTTATTCTTAATAGGGATAATGTTGTTGCTTTCATCTTGCTCAATATCCTACAAGTTTAATGGTTCTAATATTGACTATACAAAAATTAAAACAATTTCAATTTCCGATTTTCCCAATAATGCCGAACTGGTTTATCCACCCCTGTCGCAGGAGTTTTCAGAGGCGTTGAGAGATGCGTATAGTAAGCAAACCCGCTTACAAGCAGTAAAGAAAGGAGGAGATTTGCATTTGGAAGGCGAAATTGTGGGATATCAGTTAACGCCGATGGCAATTACGGCCGATTCTTATGCTTCCAAAACTAAAATCACATTGACACTTAAGGTTCGGTTTACCAATAATAAAAATTCGGAAGATGATTTTGATAAATCATACACGGCTTTCCAATCTTTTGATAGTACTCTGATGTTGAATGATGTACAGGATCAATTGATTAAACAAATGATAAGTGATATAGTGGATAATATATATAACGACACGGTGGCTAAATGGTAA
- a CDS encoding sigma-54 interaction domain-containing protein: protein MQQSEIQAVKQRFGIIGTSEILNRAIDIAVQVAPTDLSVLITGESGVGKENFPQIIHYYSHRKHGPYIAVNCGAIPEGTIDSELFGHEKGSFTGATADRKGYFEVADGGTIFLDEVGELPLSTQVRLLRVLETGEFIKVGSSKTQKTNVRVVAATNLNMTQATRDGKFREDLFYRLNTVPISVPALRERKEDIVLLFRKFASDFAEKYRMPAVRLTEDARQLLSNYYWNGNVRQLKNITEQISVIEQQREITAQILRAYLPKDDVERLPALFSSSTNDAKTFNSEREILYQVLFDMKKDMTDLKKIVHEIISTQNIDIKHDDINYSTAFLNRKDTIISASNSPVEYQNEKVVRDAKPFENHYDEAEPIQDAEEYHEVESMQKPLTLAGMEREMIKMTLDKYKGKRKLAADELDISERTLYRKIKEYGIE, encoded by the coding sequence ATGCAACAATCAGAAATACAAGCTGTCAAACAGCGCTTTGGTATTATTGGTACATCTGAAATACTAAACAGAGCAATTGATATTGCTGTACAAGTAGCCCCAACTGATTTGTCTGTATTAATAACAGGTGAAAGTGGTGTGGGTAAGGAGAATTTTCCCCAGATTATACATTATTATAGCCACAGGAAACATGGACCTTATATTGCTGTAAATTGTGGAGCTATACCTGAGGGTACAATAGATTCAGAACTCTTCGGTCACGAAAAAGGATCGTTTACTGGAGCAACAGCTGATAGAAAAGGCTATTTTGAAGTTGCTGATGGAGGTACAATATTTCTTGATGAGGTAGGAGAATTACCTTTATCAACGCAAGTGAGATTGTTGCGTGTGCTTGAAACAGGTGAATTCATTAAAGTCGGGTCTTCTAAAACGCAAAAAACAAATGTTAGGGTAGTAGCTGCTACAAATTTGAATATGACTCAAGCTACCCGAGATGGAAAATTCAGGGAAGATTTATTCTACCGACTTAATACTGTGCCTATTTCGGTACCAGCTTTAAGAGAAAGGAAGGAAGATATTGTCTTGTTGTTTAGAAAATTTGCATCCGATTTTGCAGAAAAATACCGCATGCCGGCTGTAAGGCTGACAGAAGATGCGAGACAACTTTTATCGAACTATTATTGGAATGGAAATGTTAGACAACTTAAAAATATTACAGAACAAATATCAGTCATTGAGCAGCAAAGAGAAATAACAGCTCAAATATTAAGAGCTTATTTACCTAAAGATGACGTGGAGAGGCTACCGGCTTTATTCTCATCATCAACAAATGATGCTAAAACCTTTAATAGTGAACGAGAAATTTTGTATCAAGTACTTTTTGATATGAAAAAAGATATGACAGATCTAAAGAAAATTGTTCACGAAATCATAAGCACCCAAAATATTGATATAAAACATGATGATATAAATTATTCCACAGCTTTTTTAAATAGGAAAGATACAATAATTTCAGCATCAAATTCACCTGTTGAATATCAAAACGAGAAGGTTGTAAGAGACGCGAAACCTTTCGAAAATCATTATGATGAGGCTGAGCCGATACAGGATGCAGAAGAGTATCACGAGGTCGAATCAATGCAGAAACCTCTAACTCTAGCTGGTATGGAAAGAGAGATGATCAAAATGACGCTTGATAAATACAAAGGGAAGCGAAAATTGGCGGCTGACGAGCTTGATATCTCTGAACGAACTTTATACCGGAAAATTAAAGAATACGGAATTGAATAA